The following proteins are co-located in the Candidatus Methanogranum gryphiswaldense genome:
- the argB gene encoding acetylglutamate kinase produces the protein MKNIYVLKFGGNAIRGKEDMMRLSNEIAQLIHDGAKIILVHGGGPEISEEMERRGMTPKKVGGVRVTDADALDVAEDVLRKLNADVVECLIEASIQALGCAGYTFTLCEKKAPYTVMEGGQEVTVDLGLVGEVSDVDVDSIFDLLKAGITPVIYPIGKDALGNKLNVNADTMASGIAAGVKCKEMITITDVPGILTDINDPSSKIDKLTLKEVDELIASGVISGGMIPKVEACRNALNAGVQVVRMVNGKDKRSIVTDIMKNVPHGTIILK, from the coding sequence ATGAAGAACATCTACGTCCTAAAGTTCGGTGGCAATGCGATACGTGGCAAGGAGGACATGATGCGCCTCTCCAACGAGATCGCCCAGCTCATACATGACGGTGCCAAGATAATCCTCGTTCACGGAGGAGGTCCCGAGATCTCCGAGGAGATGGAGAGGAGAGGCATGACCCCTAAGAAGGTCGGCGGTGTGAGGGTCACTGATGCAGATGCTCTCGACGTTGCAGAAGATGTGCTCCGTAAACTCAATGCGGACGTGGTCGAATGCCTTATCGAGGCATCCATCCAGGCACTGGGTTGTGCAGGATACACGTTCACTCTTTGTGAGAAGAAGGCACCGTATACTGTGATGGAGGGCGGACAGGAGGTCACAGTCGATCTGGGGCTCGTCGGAGAGGTCAGCGATGTCGATGTCGATTCGATATTCGACCTGCTGAAGGCCGGCATAACCCCCGTCATATACCCGATCGGCAAGGATGCGTTGGGAAATAAACTGAACGTCAATGCCGATACAATGGCATCTGGTATTGCCGCCGGGGTGAAATGCAAAGAGATGATAACGATCACCGACGTCCCTGGAATACTCACAGACATCAATGACCCGTCATCAAAGATAGACAAACTCACTCTGAAGGAAGTGGATGAACTCATAGCCTCGGGAGTGATCTCGGGCGGAATGATACCGAAGGTGGAGGCCTGTCGCAATGCTTTGAACGCAGGAGTACAGGTCGTCCGCATGGTCAACGGTAAGGATAAAAGAAGCATAGTGACGGACATAATGAAAAATGTCCCTCACGGAACAATAATATTGAAGTGA